Proteins encoded in a region of the Panicum hallii strain FIL2 chromosome 3, PHallii_v3.1, whole genome shotgun sequence genome:
- the LOC112886682 gene encoding NDR1/HIN1-like protein 10: MSGSGGNTRKKTCCGSCCTLLISLGFVVLIYWAIFQPHQIRATVEYAELSNLAVSNASSPAAVITYHVAVNLSLYNPSKRVNIYYDAIGAELLYRGAVLGPAAAAASPAEFYQRRRTAQPVRLEFDGKGVAVPEGVSAELEGEVKAAASLGLELSVGVRVRYVFGSFKIRQKPRVWCAVSIPVPRAPGGLGVLGSGDRCWVKY, encoded by the coding sequence ATGTCCGGCAGCGGCGGCAACACCCGCAAGAAGACGTGCTGCGGCAGCTGCTGCACCCTGCTCATCTCCCTCGGCTTCGTCGTGCTCATCTACTGGGCCATCTTCCAGCCGCACCAGATACGCGCCACCGTCGAGTACGCCGAGCTCTCCAACCTCGCCGTCTCCAACGCCTCCTCCCCGGCCGCGGTCATCACCTACCACGTCGCCGTGAACCTGAGCCTCTACAACCCCAGCAAGCGCGTCAACATCTACTACGACGCCATCGGCGCCGAGCTCCTGTACCGCGGCGCCGTCCtcggcccggccgccgccgccgcgtcccccGCCGAGTTCTACCAGCGCAGGAGGACCGCCCAGCCGGTGCGCCTGGAGTTCGACGGCAAGGGCGTCGCCGTCCCCGAGGGCGTCTCGGCGGAGCTGGAGGGCGAGGTGAAGGCCGCGGCGTCGCTGGGCCTGGAGCTGAGCGTCGGCGTGCGGGTGAGGTACGTGTTCGGGAGCTTCAAGATACGGCAGAAGCCCAGGGTGTGGTGCGCGGTGAGCATCCCGGTCCCGCGGGCGCCGGGCGGCCTCGGCGTTCTTGGCTCCGGCGACCGGTGCTGGGTCAAGTACTGA